A window from Macaca fascicularis isolate 582-1 chromosome 20, T2T-MFA8v1.1 encodes these proteins:
- the SRRM2 gene encoding serine/arginine repetitive matrix protein 2 isoform X6, with amino-acid sequence MLLEKDVNPGGKEETPGQRPAVTETHQLAELNEKKNERLRAAFGISDSYVDGSSFDPQRRAREAKQPAPEPPKPYSLVRESSSSRSPTPKQKKKKKKKDRGRRSESSSPRRERKKSSKKKKHRSESESKKRKHRSPTPKSKRKSKDKKRKRSRSTTPAPKSRRAHRSTSADSASSSDTSRSRSRSAAAKTHTTALTGRSPSPASGRRGEGDAPFSEPGTTNTQRPSSPEPATKQPSSPYEDKDKDKKEKSAARPSPSPERSSTGPEPPAPTPLLAERHGGSPQPLATTPLSQEPVNPPSEASPTRGRSPPKSPEKLPQSSSSESSPPSPQPTKVSRHASSSPESPKPAPAPGSHREISSSPTSKNRSHGRAKRDKSHSHTPSRRTGRSRSPATAKRGRSRSRTPTKRGHSRSRSPQWRRSRSAQRWGRSRSPQRRGRSRSPQRPGWSRSRNTQRRGRSRSARRGRSHSRSPATRGRSRSRTPARRGRSRSRTPARRRSRSRTPTRRRSRSRTPARRGRSRSRTPARRRSRTRSPVRRRSRSRSPARRSGRSRSRTPARRGRSRSRTPARRGRSRSRTPARRSGRSRSRTPARRGRSRSRTPRRGRSRSRSLVRRGRSHSRSPQRRGRSGSSSDRKNKSRTSQRRSRSNSSPEMKKSRISSRRSRSLSSPRSKAKSRLSLRRSLSGSSPCPKQKSQTPPRRSRSGSSQPKAKSRTPPRRSRSSSSPPPKQKSKTPSRRSHSSSSPHSKVKSGTPPRQGSITSPQANEQSVTPQRRSCFESSPDPELKSRTPSRHSCSGSSPPRVKSSTPPRQSPSRSSSPQPKVKAVISPRQRSHSGSSSPSPSRVTSRTTPRRSRSVSPCSNVESRLLPRYSHSRSSSPDTKVKPETPPRQSHSGSISPHPKVKAQTPPGPSLSRSKSPCPQEKSKDSLVQSCPGSFSLCAGVKSSTPPGESYFGLSSLQLKGQSQTSPDHRSDTSSPEVRQSHSESPSLQSKSQTSPKGGQSRSSSPITELASRSPIRQDRGELSASPTLKSGMSPELSRFQSDSSSHPTVDSNSFLGQSRLETSESKEKMALLPQEDATASPPRQRDKFSPFPVQDRPESSLVFKDAPRTPSRDRSGTGSSPETKEQNSALPTSSQDEELMEVVEKSEEPTSQVLSHLSSELKEMSASNFESSPEVEERPAVSLTLDQSQSQASLEAVEIPAVASSWGGPHFSPEHKELSNSPLRENSFESSLEFRNSGPLGTEMNTGFSSEVKEDLNGPFLNQLETDPSLDMKEQSTRSSRRSSSELSPDAVEKAGMSSNQSVSSPVLDAVPRTPSRERSSSASSPEMKDGLPRTPSRRSRSGSSPGLRDGSGTPSRHSLSGSSPGMKDIPRTPSRGRSECDSSPEPKALPQTPRPRSRSPSSPELNNKCLTPQRERSGSESSVDQKTVARTPLGQRSRSGSSQELDVKPSASPQERSESDSSPDSKAKTRTPLRQRSRSGSSPEVDSKSRPSPRRSRSGSSPEVKDKPRAAPRAQSASDSSPEPKAPAPRALPRRSRSGSSSKGRGPSPEGSSSTESSPEHPPKSRTARRGSRSSPEPKTKSRTPPRRRSSRSSPELTRKARLSRRSRSASSSPETRSRTPPRRRRSPSVSSPEPVEKSRSSRRRRSASSPRTKTTSRRGRSPSPKPRGLQRSRSRSRREKTRTTRRRDRSGSSQSTSRRRQRSRSRSRVTRRRRGGSGYHSRSPARQESSRTSSRRRRGRSRTPPTSRKRSRSRTSPAPWKRSRSRASPATHRRSRSRTPLISRRRSRSRTSPVSRRRSRSRTSVTRRRSRSRASPVSRRRSRSRTPPVTRRRSRSRTPTTRRRSRSRTPPVTRRRSRSRTPPVTRRRSRSRTSPITRRRSRSRTSPVTRRRSRSRTSPVTRRRSRSRTSPVTRRRSRSRTPPAIRRRSRSRTPLLPRKRSRSRSPLAIRRRSRSRTPRAARGKRSLTRSPPAIRRRSASGSSSDRSRSATPPATRNHSGSRTPPVALNSSRMSCFSRPSMSPTPLDRCRSPGMLEPLGSSRTPMSVLQQAGGSMMDGPGPRIPDHQRTSVPENHAQSRIALALTAISLGTARPPPSMSAAGLAARMSQVPAPVPLMSLRTAPAANLASRIPAASAAAMNLASARTPAIPTAVNLADTRTPAAAAAMNLASPRTAVAPSAVNLADPRTPTAPAVNLAGARTPAALAALSLTGSGTPPTAANYPSSSRTPQAPASANLVGPRSAHATAPVNIAGSRTAAALAPASLTSARMAPTLSGANLTSPRVPLSAYERVSGRTSPPLLDRARSRTPPSAPSQSRMTSERAPSPSSRMGQAPSQSLLPPAQDQPRSPVPSAFSDQSRSLIAQTTPVAGSQSLSSGAVATTTSSAGDHNGMLSVPAPGVPHSDVGEPPASTGAQQPSVLAALQPAKERRSSSSSSSSSSSSSSSSSSSSSSSSSGSSSSDSEGSSLPVQPEVALKRVPSPTPAPKEAVREGRPPEPTPAKRKRRSSSSSSSSSSSSSSSSSSSSSSSSSSSSSSSSSSSSSSSSSSPSPAKPGPQALPKPASPKKPPPGERSLLPVSPPPRHSLPHVARGTFLKRTSGYFPPLHKSFGTPCGLQDKAPPLREWRVRLFTNGPCPPCVLLLPAPTHALCSSHTQRLAV; translated from the exons ATGTTGCTGGAGAAGGATGTGAACCCTGGGGGCAAGGAGGAGACCCCAGGGCAGAGGCCAGC GGTCACGGAGACTCACCAGTTGGCAGAATTGAATGAGAAGAAGAATGAAAGACTCCGTGCTGCCTTTGGCATCAGTGATTCTTACGTAGATGGCAGCTCTTTTGATCCTCAGCGTCGTGCCCGAGAAGCTAAACAACCggctcctgagcctcccaaaccTTACAG CCTTGTTCGGGAGTCTAGCAGTTCTCGCTCACCAACCCcaaagcagaagaagaagaaaaagaagaaagatagagGACG CAGGTCAGAGAGCAGCTCTCCTCGacgggagagaaagaaaagttcaaAGAAGAAGAAGCACAG GTCAGAATCCGAGTCCAAGAAGCGTAAGCATAG GTCTCCCACTCCAAAGAGCAAACGTAAATCTAAGGACAAAAAGCGAAAGCG GTCTCGAAGTACAACACCAGCCCCCAAGAGCCGCCGGGCCCACCGTTCAACTTCTGCTGACTCTGCTTCCTCCTCTGATACTTCCCGCAGTCG GTCTCGAAGTGCTGCAGCTAAAACTCATACAACTGCCTTGACTGGGCGAAGTCCTTCCCCTGCTTCAGGGCGACGAGGGGAGGGAGATGCACCTTTCAGTGAACCAGGTACTACCAACACACAACGGCCTAGTAGCCCGGAGCCTGCTACAAAACAGCCTAGCAGCCCTTATGAAGACAAAGATAAAGACAAGAAGGAG AAATCTGCAGCTCGACCTAGCCCCTCTCCGGAAAGGAGCAGCACAGGCCCAGAACCACCTGCTCCCACTCCGCTCCTTGCTGAGCGACATGGCGGCTCCCCACAACCACTTGCAACAACCCCCTTAAGCCAAGAGCCAGTGAACCCCCCATCTGAGGCCTCTCCCACTCGGGGCCGTTCACCACCTAAGTCTCCTGAGAAACTTCCCCAGTCTTCTTCCTCAGAGAGCAGCCCACCATCCCCTCAACCTACCAAAGTTTCTCGGCATGCCAGCTCTTCCCCAGAAAGTCCTAAACCTGCTCCAGCTCCGGGGTCCCACCGAGAGATTTCTTCTTCTCCCACATCCAAGAATCGCTCACATGGCCGAGCAAAACGGGATAAATCACATTCTCATACCCCTTCCCGTAGGACGGGGAGGTCCCGTAGCCCTGCCACCGCTAAGAGAGGGCGATCTCGGTCTCGAACCCCTACAAAGAGAGGTCATTCTCGATCCCGATCTCCCCAGTGGCGTAGGTCCAGGTCTGCACAGAGGTGGGGAAGATCTAGAAGCCCCCAGCGACGTGGCCGCTCTAGGTCTCCTCAgcgaccaggctggtctaggaGCAGAAATACCCAGAGAAGAGGCAGGTCTAGGTCAGCAAGGCGAGGGAGGTCCCACTCTAGATCCCCAGCCACTCGGGGCAGATCTCGTTCTAGAACACCAGCCCGGCGGGGCAGGTCACGCTCTAGAACACCTGCCAGGCGGAGATCACGATCCAGAACACCTACCAGGCGTAGGTCTCGGTCTAGAACACCAGCCCGGAGGGGCAGGTCTCGGTCTAGAACACCTGCTAGGCGCAGATCTAGGACCCGATCGCCAGTACGACGGAGGTCTCGTAGTAGATCACCAGCCAGGAGAAGTGGCAGGTCACGCTCCAGAACCCCAGCTAGACGTGGCCGCTCACGCTCCAGAACCCCAGCCAGACGTGGCCGCTCACGCTCTAGAACCCCAGCTAGACGCAGTGGTCGCTCACGCTCCAGAACACCAGCCAGGAGAGGGAGGTCTCGATCTAGGACACCAAGACGAGGAAGATCCCGCAGTAGAAGCTTAGTTAGACGTGGAAGATCTCACTCTAGATCACCTCAAAGAAGAGGCAGGTCTGGCTCATCTTCAGACCGGAAGAACAAATCCAGAACATCTCAGAGAAGAAGCAGGTCCAATTCAAGCccagaaatgaagaaatcacGCATTTCTTCAAGGCGGAGCAGATCTCTGTCTTCACCACGGTCCAAAGCAAAATCTCGTTTGTCTTTGAGGCGCAGCCTTTCAGGATCTTCCCCATGCCCTAAACAAAAGTCACAGACGCCACCCAGGCGCAGTCGCTCTGGATCCTCCCAACCTAAAGCTAAATCTAGAACGCCACCTAGACGCAGTCGCTCCAGTTCTTCTCCGCCACCTAAACAGAAATCTAAAACACCATCAAGACGAAGTCATTCCAGTTCGTCTCCTCATTCTAAAGTGAAATCTGGAACACCACCAAGGCAAGGGTCCATAACAAGTCCCCAGGCCAATGAGCAATCTGTAACGCCACAAAGACGGAGCTGTTTTGAATCATCACCTGACCCTGAGTTGAAATCTAGGACCCCTTCGAGACATAGTTGCTCAGGGTCCTCTCCTCCTAGAGTGAAATCTAGCACACCTCCCAGACAGAGCCCATCTAGGTCATCATCTCCACAACCCAAAGTGAAGGCGGTAATATCACCAAGGCAAAGAAGCCATTCTGGCTCCTCTTCTCCAAGTCCTAGTAGGGTGACATCGAGAACAACTCCACGGCGAAGCAGATCAGTATCTCCCTGCTCCAACGTGGAATCCAGATTGTTGCCAAGATACAGTCATTCTAGGTCCTCCTCACCAGATACCAAAGTGAAACCTGAAACACCGCCAAGACAAAGTCACTCAGGGTCTATTTCACCACACCCCAAAGTAAAGGCCCAAACTCCACCAGGGCCAAGTCTTTCTAGATCAAAGTCGCCATGTCCCCAAGAGAAGTCTAAAGACTCACTAGTTCAGAGTTGCCCTGGATCCTTCTCTCTGTGTGCAGGAGTAAAATCTAGCACACCACCAGGTGAGAGCTATTTTGGACTCTCATCTCTGCAACTGAAAGGACAATCTCAAACTTCACCAGACCACAGATCTGATACTTCAAGTCCAGAAGTGAGACAGAGTCACTCAGAATCACCATCTCTGCAGAGCAAATCTCAAACATCGCCTAAGGGAGGTCAGTCCAGGTCTTCATCTCCAATCACTGAGCTGGCATCCAGATCTCCAATAAGACAAGATAGAGGTGAGTTGTCAGCGAGTCCTACATTGAAATCCGGAATGTCTCCTGAGCTGAGCAGGTTCCAGTCTGACTCTTCTTCACATCCTACAGTGGACTCGAATTCTTTCTTGGGGCAGAGTAGATTGGAGACTTctgaatcaaaagagaaaatggcCTTACTCCCTCAGGAGGATGCTACTGCATCACCTCCTAGACAAAGAGACAAATTTAGTCCCTTTCCAGTACAGGATAGACCTGAGTCTTCACTAGTGTTCAAAGACGCACCTAGAACCCCGTCAAGGGACAGAAGTGGTACTGGGTCATCTCCAGAAACAAAAGAGCAAAATAGTGCATTGCCTACATCAAGCCAAGATGAAGAGTTAATGGAGGTGGTAGAGAAGTCTGAAGAACCCACAAGCCAAGTCCTGTCTCATTTGTCTTCAGAACTTAAAGAAATGTCTGCAAGTAACTTTGAATCATCTCCTGAAGTAGAAGAAAGGCCTGCTGTGTCTTTGACGCTTGATCAGAGCCAGTCACAGGCTTCTTTGGAAGCAGTAGAAATTCCTGCAGTAGCCTCATCTTGGGGTGGGCCACATTTTTCTCCAGAACATAAGGAACTGTCTAACTCCCCACTCAGGGAGAACAGCTTTGAATCATCTTTAGAATTTAGAAACTCAGGCCCACTTGGTACAGAAATGAATACTGGATTTTCTTCTGAGGTTAAAGAAGATTTGAATGGACCTTTTCTTAATCAGCTGGAAACAGATCCATCTCTAGACATGAAAGAACAATCGACAAGATCCTCTAGACGCAGCAGTTCTGAGTTATCCCCAGATGCAGTGGAAAAGGCAGGGATGTCTTCAAATCAGAGCGTCTCTTCACCTGTGCTTGATGCTGTACCGAGAACACCCTCGAGAGAAAGAAGTAGTTCTGCATCTTCTCCTGAAATGAAAGATGGTTTACCCAGAACTCCATCAAGGAGAAGCAGGTCTGGGTCTTCTCCAGGACTTAGAGATGGGTCTGGGACTCCCTCGAGGCACAGCCTGTCCGGGTCCTCTCCTGGAATGAAAGATATACCTAGAACACCATCCAGAGGGAGAAGCGAATGTGATTCTTCGCCAGAACCGAAAGCTTTGCCTCAGACTCCTAGGCCAAGGAGTCGTTCTCCATCATCCCCAGAGCTCAACAACAAGTGTCTTACCCCCCAGAGAGAAAGAAGTGGGTCAGAATCATCAGTTGATCAGAAAACTGTGGCTCGGACTCCCTTGGGGCAGAGAAGTCGTTCGGGATCCTCTCAAGAACTTGATGTGAAACCCAGTGCATCCCCTCAGGAAAGAAGTGAGTCAGACTCTTCTCCAGATTCTAAAGCCAAGACTCGAACCCCACTTCGGCAGAGGAGTCGCTCTGGATCATCTCCAGAGGTTGACAGCAAATCTCGACCTTCTCCTCGGCGCAGTAGGTCTGGTTCCTCCCCTGAAGTGAAAGATAAGCCAAGAGCAGCACCCAGGGCACAGAGTGCTTCTGATTCCTCTCCTGAACCTAAAGCTCCAGCCCCTCGGGCCCTTCCCAGACGAAGCAGATCAGGTTCATCAAGCAAAGGTAGAGGCCCTtctcctgaaggaagcagcagTACCGAGTCCTCTCCTGAACATCCGCCCAAATCCAGAACTGCTCGCAGAGGTTCCAGGTCATCACCAGAGCCCAAGACCAAGTCTCGTACACCACCTCGACGTCGCAGCTCTCGATCATCTCCTGAGCTAACGAGGAAGGCCAGACTCTCCCGTAGAAGCCGTTCTGCCTCATCCTCACCAGAAACTCGCTCTAGAACTCCCCCAAGGCGCCGGAGAAGTCCTTCAGTGTCTTCCCCGGAGCCAGTCGAAAAGTCAAGGTCTTCACGCCGACGGCGCTCAGCTTCATCTCCACGCACTAAGACAACCTCAAGGAGAGGCCGCTCTCCTTCACCAAAGCCTCGTGGACTGCAGAGGTCCCGTTCCCGCTCAAGGAGAGAGAAAACCAGAACAACCCGACGTCGAGATAGGTCTGGATCTTCTCAGTCAACCTCTCGGCGAAGACAGCGGAGCCGGTCAAGGTCACGGGTTACTCGGCGACGGAGGGGAGGCTCTGGTTATCACTCAAGGTCCCCTGCCCGGCAGGAAAGTTCCCGGACCTCCTCTCGACGCCGAAGAGGCCGCTCTCGGACACCCCCAACGAGTCGGAAGCGTTCTCGCTCACGGACATCACCAGCCCCATGGAAACGCTCTAGATCTCGAGCCTCTCCAGCCACTCACCGGCGATCCAGGTCCAGAACCCCCCTGATAAGCCGACGTAGGTCCAGGTCTCGAACTTCACCAGTCAGCCGGAGACGGTCAAGGTCCAGGACTTCAGTGACTCGACGAAGATCCCGGTCAAGAGCATCCCCAGTGAGCAGAAGGCGATCCAGATCCAGAACACCACCAGTAACCCGTCGTCGTTCAAGGTCCAGAACACCAACAACACGCCGGCGCTCCCGTTCTAGAACTCCACCAGTGACACGCAGAAGGTCCAGATCTAGGACTCCACCAGTAACCAGGAGGCGATCTCGAAGCAGAACTTCACCTATCACTCGCAGAAGATCAAGATCCAGAACATCGCCGGTCACCCGAAGGAGGTCTCGATCTCGCACATCTCCAGTAACTCGAAGAAGGTCCCGCTCTCGAACCTCACCAGTGACACGCCGCCGCTCTAGGTCCCGGACACCTCCAGCTATTCGGCGCCGCTCTAGGTCTCGAACGCCACTGTTGCCACGCAAACGTTCTCGAAGTCGCTCACCACTTGCTATCCGGCGCCGCTCCAGATCCCGTACTCCACGAGCAGCTCGGGGCAAACGGTCCTTAACAAGATCTCCTCCAGCCATCCGCAGGCGTTCAGCATCTGGAAGTAGTTCTGATCGTTCACGATCTGCTACTCCTCCAGCAACAAGAAATCATTCTGGTTCGCGGACACCTCCAGTAGCACTCAACAGCTCCAGAATGAGCTGCTTTAGTCGTCCTAGCATGTCCCCAACACCTCTTGACCGCTGCAGATCACCTGGAATGCTTGAACCCCTTGGCAGCTCTAGAACACCCATGTCTGTCCTGCAGCAAGCCGGTGGCTCCATGATGGATGGTCCAGGTCCCCGAATACCTGACCACCAGAGAACATCTGTGCCAGAAAATCATGCTCAGTCCAGGATTGCACTTGCCCTGACCGCTATCAGTCTTGGCACTGCTCGGCCTCCTCCGTCCATGTCTGCTGCTGGCCTTGCTGCAAGAATGTCCCAGGTTCCAGCCCCGGTGCCTCTCATGAGTCTCAGAACCGCTCCAGCAGCCAACCTTGCCAGCAGGATTCCTGCAGCCTCTGCGGCAGCCATGAACCTAGCCAGCGCCAGGACACCTGCCATCCCAACAGCAGTGAACCTGGCTGACACTCGAACGCCAGCTGCAGCAGCGGCCATGAACTTGGCCAGCCCCAGAACAGCGGTGGCACCTTCGGCTGTGAACCTGGCTGACCCTCGCACTCCCACAGCCCCAGCTGTGAACCTAGCAGGGGCCAGAACCCCAGCTGCCTTGGCAGCTCTGAGTCTCACAGGCTCTGGCACCCCACCAACTGCTGCAAACTATCCCTCCAGCTCCAGAACACCACAGGCTCCAGCCTCTGCAAACCTGGTGGGTCCTCGGTCTGCACATGCCACAGCTCCTGTGAATATTGCCGGCTCCAGAACCGCTGCAGCCTTGGCCCCCGCGAGCCTCACCAGTGCTAGGATGGCTCCAACATTGTCTGGTGCAAACCTCACCAGCCCCAGGGTGCCCCTCTCTGCCTATGAGCGTGTCAGTGGCAGAACCTCACCACCGCTCCTTGACCGAGCCAGGTCCAGAACACCACCGTCTGCCCCAAGCCAGTCTAGAATGACCTCTGAACGggctccctccccttcctctagAATGGGCCAGGCTCCTTCACAGTCTCTTCTCCCTCCAGCACAGGATCAGCCGAGGTCTCCTGTGCCTTCTGCTTTTTCAGACCAGTCCCGTTCTTTGATTGCCCAGACCACCCCCGTAGCAGGGTCTCAGTCCCTTTCCTCTGGGGCGGTGGCAACGACCACGTCCTCCGCTGGTGACCACAATGGCATGCTCTCTGTCCCTGCCCCCGGGGTGCCCCACTCTGATGTGGGGGAGCCACCTGCCTCTACTGGGGCCCAGCAGCCGTCTGTATTAGCCGCCCTGCAGCCAGCAAAGGAGCGGCggagttcctcctcctcctcctcgtcctctagctcttcttcctcctcctcatcgtcgtcgtcgtcgtcttCCTCCTCTGGCTCCAGTTCTAGCGACTCGGAGGGCTCTAGCCTTCCTGTGCAACCTGAGGTGGCACTAAAGAG ggtccccagccccaccccagccccaaaGGAGGCTGTTAGAGAGGGACGTCCTCCGGAGCCAACCCCAGCCAAACGGAAGAGGCGCTCTAGCAGTTCCAGTTCcagctcctcctcttcatcttcctcctcctcctcctcctcctcttcttcctcctcctcttcttcctcttcctcttcctcctcctcttcctcttcctcctcctcttcctcgcCTTCCCCTGCTAAGCCTGGCCCTCAGGCCTTGCCCAAACCTGCAAGCCCCAAGAAGCCACCCCCTGGCGAGCGGAG cctcctccctgtctccccGCCTCCACGCCATTCTCTTCCACATGTAGCCAGAGGGACCTTTCTAAAACGCACATCTGGCTACTTCCCTCCACTCCACAAATCCTTCGGGACGCCCTGTGGCCTGCAGGACAAAGCCCCACCTCTGCGGGAGTGGCGTGTGAGGCTCTTCACCAACGGGCCTTGCCCGCCCTGTGTTCTCCTCCTGCCCGCCCCCACACATGCCCTGTGCTCCAGCCACACCCAGCGCCTTGCAGTTTAA